In Symmachiella dynata, the following are encoded in one genomic region:
- a CDS encoding citrate/2-methylcitrate synthase, with protein MSTKGLKGIIAADSSICKVNGLEGRLMYRGYNIHELAEHSSFEEVSYLLLKGELPNTEQLTTFSKMLADSREIPASTLELIKSFPNDIPPMTALRTAISALGMADHDAENNDPEANFEKSIGLIARLSSVIAAIHRVRHGQEPLAPKPELSHAGNYMWQLNGRDPSADETKAMDMILILHAEHGLNASTFAARVIIATLTDIYSAVTGAIGALKGPLHGGANVEVLKALHKIDDVANVAKFVEDVRESKGKFMGFGHAVYQVEDPRAAHLKELSRRLGIEKGETKWYDISIELESQVKEAINKNCNVDFYSASLQHYMGIPGDIFTCIFAASRISGWCAHILEQLSNNKIIRPSANYIGSEERSYVPMSER; from the coding sequence TCGCGGTTATAACATCCACGAACTGGCTGAGCACAGCAGCTTTGAAGAGGTTTCCTACCTGCTGCTCAAAGGGGAACTCCCCAATACCGAACAACTGACCACCTTTTCCAAGATGTTGGCCGACAGCCGCGAAATCCCGGCCTCCACACTGGAACTGATCAAATCATTCCCCAATGACATTCCGCCGATGACGGCATTGCGCACTGCCATCTCAGCCCTGGGAATGGCCGATCACGATGCTGAAAATAACGATCCGGAAGCGAACTTTGAAAAATCAATTGGCCTGATCGCCCGCCTCTCTTCGGTCATCGCCGCCATTCACCGCGTTCGCCACGGCCAAGAACCGTTGGCGCCCAAACCGGAACTCAGTCATGCCGGGAACTACATGTGGCAACTCAACGGACGAGACCCCTCGGCCGACGAGACGAAAGCCATGGATATGATTTTGATTTTGCATGCCGAACACGGGCTCAACGCCAGTACGTTTGCCGCACGCGTGATCATTGCGACACTCACCGACATCTATTCCGCCGTCACCGGCGCCATTGGCGCATTGAAAGGTCCACTCCACGGCGGTGCCAATGTCGAGGTGCTCAAAGCCCTGCATAAAATTGACGACGTTGCCAATGTTGCCAAATTCGTGGAAGATGTCCGTGAGTCCAAAGGCAAATTCATGGGCTTCGGGCACGCCGTCTATCAGGTCGAAGACCCCCGCGCGGCGCATCTCAAGGAACTCTCCCGCCGCTTGGGCATCGAAAAGGGAGAGACGAAATGGTACGACATTTCGATCGAGCTCGAGAGCCAAGTCAAAGAAGCCATCAATAAAAATTGCAACGTCGATTTCTATTCGGCGAGCTTGCAACACTACATGGGAATCCCTGGTGATATCTTCACCTGTATCTTCGCCGCAAGCCGCATTTCTGGATGGTGCGCACACATTCTGGAACAATTGTCCAACAACAAAATCATCCGTCCTTCGGCCAATTACATCGGAAGCGAAGAACGCTCCTACGTGCCGATGAGCGAACGCTAA
- a CDS encoding YiiX/YebB-like N1pC/P60 family cysteine hydrolase, whose protein sequence is MSWILAAALLTAQPTEMPAIELTATQAAERIDALPTGTLIFSAGDCLAVRVYTQSRFTHVAAVVSDQGKMTVYDSDNGAGVRRQDLATYLKSQSPGEIHIVRPRCQFTKLQCRRFRAELEEQLGRPYSVKHHLTGNRAEGLHCAEYVMDALMAANVMTAKNPPRVSPASLHTGAHKKQTYVPELTVTVCEVTPEKGDSWCSQTWLDTKRCTKRCYLKMRGWFCCY, encoded by the coding sequence ATGTCTTGGATCCTTGCCGCCGCGCTGCTGACGGCGCAGCCGACCGAGATGCCCGCTATAGAATTGACCGCCACGCAAGCCGCAGAACGGATCGATGCGTTGCCGACCGGTACGTTGATCTTTAGTGCCGGCGATTGCTTGGCGGTACGGGTCTATACGCAAAGTCGCTTCACGCACGTCGCCGCCGTTGTCTCGGATCAAGGCAAGATGACGGTCTATGACAGTGACAACGGAGCAGGCGTGCGACGACAAGATTTGGCCACGTATTTGAAATCGCAGTCACCCGGCGAGATCCATATCGTTCGCCCGCGTTGCCAATTCACAAAACTGCAATGCCGCCGATTTCGCGCGGAGTTGGAAGAACAACTCGGACGGCCCTACAGTGTGAAACATCACCTCACCGGCAACCGGGCTGAGGGTCTGCATTGTGCGGAATACGTAATGGATGCCCTGATGGCGGCCAATGTAATGACGGCCAAGAATCCCCCCCGCGTTTCTCCTGCTAGCCTGCATACCGGCGCGCACAAGAAGCAGACCTACGTCCCGGAGCTGACGGTGACAGTCTGTGAGGTCACCCCGGAGAAAGGGGACAGCTGGTGCAGTCAAACTTGGCTCGACACCAAACGCTGCACGAAGCGCTGCTATCTAAAAATGCGAGGCTGGTTTTGCTGTTATTGA
- a CDS encoding methyltransferase, which yields MPRRSKKSTTNVKTLPTPVQEQLLIDAVCPLLEDQTAEIRVLCTTLSRGQAAAALAAACPAAQVTCHFLDAYLAELTREFAGASLNFETGCSAEFPEAAIDLAVIPTHSGVEPELTRDRLQSTHQALVEGGRLAVSTNDPKDSWLHELMQSMFHKVTRIATKKRGVVYIARKTAPLKKLKSFEARFTFPDHDRLITIVSRPGVFCHRRLDDGARALLKVVEVRDNDRILDMGCGAGAVGLALAARNAKISVTGVDSNARAVWCAEQGAAANELANFNAVHTADGSCEGEGSYDLFLGNPPYFSNYQIAELFLQTAVRMLKPGGEIMIVSKSIAWYKQRMAELFDDVGTAESGHYIIAGAVNRRRQK from the coding sequence ATGCCCCGCCGCAGTAAAAAGTCGACGACAAATGTCAAAACTCTCCCCACACCGGTGCAGGAACAACTGCTGATTGATGCGGTTTGCCCGCTTCTCGAAGACCAGACGGCTGAGATACGCGTGCTGTGCACAACGCTTAGCCGGGGACAAGCAGCGGCGGCGCTTGCGGCGGCATGTCCCGCGGCCCAGGTCACATGTCATTTTTTGGACGCCTACCTCGCCGAGTTGACACGTGAATTTGCTGGGGCTTCGCTCAACTTCGAGACCGGATGTTCGGCCGAATTTCCCGAGGCTGCGATCGATCTGGCAGTGATTCCCACGCATTCGGGTGTGGAACCGGAATTGACGCGGGATCGTTTGCAATCCACGCATCAAGCGTTGGTCGAAGGGGGACGATTGGCGGTCTCGACCAACGACCCCAAAGACAGTTGGCTGCACGAGCTGATGCAGTCGATGTTTCATAAAGTCACGCGGATTGCGACAAAAAAACGAGGCGTGGTGTATATCGCTCGTAAGACCGCGCCGCTGAAAAAACTCAAATCCTTCGAGGCCCGCTTCACGTTTCCCGATCATGACCGCCTGATCACGATTGTCAGCCGTCCGGGGGTGTTTTGCCACCGTCGTTTAGACGACGGTGCGCGAGCACTGCTGAAAGTTGTGGAGGTTCGCGACAACGACCGGATTCTCGATATGGGTTGCGGCGCCGGTGCTGTCGGACTGGCGCTGGCGGCACGTAACGCCAAGATTTCCGTAACCGGCGTCGATTCCAATGCACGCGCGGTGTGGTGTGCGGAGCAGGGAGCGGCCGCAAACGAACTGGCCAACTTCAACGCAGTTCATACCGCCGACGGCAGTTGCGAAGGGGAGGGGAGTTACGACTTGTTCTTAGGGAACCCGCCTTACTTTTCGAACTACCAGATCGCCGAGCTATTCCTACAAACCGCGGTGCGGATGCTCAAGCCGGGTGGTGAAATCATGATCGTGAGCAAAAGTATCGCCTGGTATAAACAACGCATGGCGGAGCTGTTTGACGACGTGGGAACGGCCGAATCGGGGCACTACATCATTGCCGGCGCAGTGAATCGACGGCGGCAGAAATAG
- a CDS encoding DUF4184 family protein: MPFTPFHFGPGLLIKSLTGRMFWLTSFVAANVLIDVEVLYYLWTRSRPFHRYAHSYLGGMVAGLLAGAGTFAVAMLAARVWPRRWSIPPKAKSSKPMLLFQSIAAGLIGGLTHIFLDSLVHAEVEPFWPFAAGNEFAGLVSGRIVYLSLAILGLLGGCIWLQEYLAADR; encoded by the coding sequence ATGCCGTTTACGCCGTTTCACTTTGGGCCGGGATTGCTGATCAAATCCCTGACCGGCCGCATGTTTTGGTTAACCTCGTTTGTCGCTGCGAACGTGTTGATCGATGTCGAGGTGCTGTATTATTTGTGGACTCGTTCGCGACCGTTTCACCGCTATGCTCACTCGTACCTGGGAGGAATGGTCGCAGGCTTGCTGGCGGGTGCCGGCACATTTGCCGTTGCGATGCTTGCCGCACGCGTTTGGCCGAGACGGTGGTCCATTCCGCCGAAGGCGAAATCCTCAAAGCCCATGCTGCTGTTTCAATCCATCGCAGCCGGTTTGATTGGCGGTCTAACTCACATTTTTCTTGACAGCCTGGTGCATGCAGAAGTCGAGCCGTTTTGGCCGTTCGCCGCAGGCAACGAATTTGCGGGGTTGGTCTCTGGGCGAATCGTCTATCTGAGCTTGGCGATACTCGGTCTGCTGGGCGGTTGTATCTGGTTGCAGGAGTATCTGGCAGCCGATCGATGA
- a CDS encoding PVC-type heme-binding CxxCH protein produces MLVGFERLGLRSHSLVGAVLLCVAMVSLATADEYRLDRFQTVPLTDVYFSEGISFGDIDGDGANDIVYGPYWFAGPDFKTKHEIYPAQPQPRERYADNFFSWVHDFNGDKQPDVFVVGFPGTPASVYENPGPQNLDQLWTKHEVFDQVSNESPQFVDIVGDERPELICTRDGHFGYAVIDWQRPFEKWTFHKISEKVAPGPFSHGLGVGDINGDGRADVMTKDGWFAQPPKLKGDPLWTFHPAKFSGPGGADMFAYDVDGDGDNDVITSLEAHAYGLAWFEQVKEKGRITFERHLIMGREPDENRYGLVFTELHTVNLADMNGDGLKDIVTGKTYWSHHEQSPLWDAGAVVYWFELVRKPDGTVNWIPHKAADDTGVGRQVVVGDLNHDNLPDIVVGGMQGAHALLHEQQTVDKQAYLDAQPREIKRLAAGLSPEEAAAHMTVPEGFSVKLAAGEPQVHQPVAFAIDPRGRVWVAEAHTYPVRAPEGQGKDKIIILEDTTGDGVLDSRKVFIEGLNLVSGMEVGFGGVWVGAAPYLMFIPDKDGDDVPDGEPQILLDGFGYRDTHETLNAFIWGPDGWLYGCHGVFTYSNVGKPGTADDDRVPLNAGVWRYHPTRHEFEVFAWGTSNPWGLDFNDRGQAFITACVIPHLWHMIQGGRYQRQGGQHFNPHIYSDIQTIAKHRHYVGNIRDHAWWGKEPDVPQDTLAAGGGHAHCGAMIYLGDNWPEKYRNQIFMHNIHGNRMNNDALQRAGSGYVGDRAPDLMLANDKWFRGINMKYGPDGSVYVIDWYDRNACHRTNPEIWDRTNGRVYNISYGKPEWDHRDLRTLSDLELVELHNRENEWYPRTARRILQQRAAEGKLDAGVRKALFTILESTDDVALKLRAIWTLHVIGGLTDDDLQNFMQNDDEYIRGWAIQLGLENRQVSSRRLNQMADMAKSDPSAVVRLYLASALQRLPLEQRWPIARELVQHAEDSDDHNLPLMDWYGIEPLVTADTKRAMELAAATKIPIVKHFIIRRAASENGSLGAVTQLLAKTADASTQKLILGEMLQAFQGRVNIPMPESWKPAYDRLSNSSDRTVRDRADQVAVVLGDQRIFPRMRQQLVDPQEAMEKRQQALAILVRGRDQQAAEAFQAVLGEPELRGAAIRALVAFDNPKIAKSVLAEYGKLTEEERRDAINTLVARPGFAMVLLDAVEQQKVPRTDLHAYNVRQLLRFNNEKLNSRLKQVWGEIRDTSADKKALIARHKKLLSKKTLKASDASNGRRIFAKTCASCHTLFGEGGKIGPDITGSNRANLDYILENVLDPSAVMGKDYRLTVLVTVDGLVVSGLVKKETDSAVTIRTINDTVVVAKQDIEERMLSDQSMMPEGLLDPLKPEEVRDLIGYLASPHQVSLRGPRAPIDAKTGRVPDALEGESLKIIGKTAGNARSQPMGGFHADRWSGNDHFWWTGAGPGEKLELEIPVETAGAAELEIVLTRARDYGIVQLLWDGQKLGAPIDLYNAPDVVTTGVLSFPVSGLTPGNHKLTIEILGAHPKAAKAYMVGLDFVRLKTP; encoded by the coding sequence ATGTTGGTGGGTTTTGAGCGATTAGGCCTGCGGTCTCACAGTCTTGTTGGCGCGGTGTTGTTGTGCGTAGCGATGGTGAGCCTCGCCACAGCGGATGAATACCGGTTAGATCGTTTTCAAACAGTCCCGCTGACCGATGTCTATTTCTCCGAAGGCATCTCGTTTGGAGACATCGACGGCGACGGTGCGAACGATATCGTCTACGGCCCGTATTGGTTTGCCGGTCCCGATTTCAAAACCAAACACGAGATCTATCCCGCCCAGCCGCAACCCCGCGAACGTTACGCGGACAATTTCTTTTCATGGGTGCATGATTTCAACGGGGACAAACAGCCTGATGTGTTCGTCGTGGGCTTTCCCGGCACACCGGCTTCTGTCTACGAAAATCCCGGCCCGCAGAATCTGGATCAGTTGTGGACCAAACACGAAGTCTTCGACCAGGTCTCCAACGAATCCCCACAATTCGTCGATATTGTCGGCGATGAACGTCCCGAGTTGATCTGCACCCGCGACGGCCATTTTGGCTATGCCGTGATTGATTGGCAGCGGCCGTTTGAGAAATGGACGTTCCATAAGATCTCCGAAAAGGTTGCGCCTGGACCGTTTTCACACGGGCTAGGAGTGGGAGACATCAACGGCGACGGTCGCGCGGATGTGATGACCAAAGATGGTTGGTTCGCGCAGCCGCCGAAGCTGAAAGGCGATCCGTTGTGGACGTTTCATCCTGCCAAGTTCAGCGGACCGGGCGGGGCGGATATGTTTGCCTACGATGTCGACGGTGATGGTGACAACGATGTGATTACCAGCCTCGAAGCACACGCCTATGGACTGGCGTGGTTTGAACAGGTCAAAGAAAAAGGACGCATCACGTTTGAGCGGCATTTGATCATGGGCCGCGAGCCGGATGAGAACCGTTATGGTTTGGTCTTCACCGAATTACATACGGTGAATCTGGCTGACATGAACGGCGATGGGCTGAAGGACATCGTCACCGGCAAGACCTATTGGTCGCATCACGAGCAAAGCCCGCTGTGGGACGCCGGGGCGGTGGTCTACTGGTTTGAATTGGTCCGCAAGCCCGACGGTACGGTGAATTGGATCCCACACAAAGCGGCCGATGACACAGGGGTGGGGCGACAGGTGGTTGTCGGCGATCTGAATCATGACAACCTGCCCGACATTGTGGTGGGCGGCATGCAGGGGGCGCATGCGTTATTGCATGAGCAACAGACCGTTGACAAACAAGCGTATTTGGATGCGCAGCCACGGGAAATCAAACGGCTAGCCGCAGGATTGAGTCCCGAGGAAGCAGCGGCGCATATGACGGTGCCCGAGGGGTTTTCTGTCAAATTGGCGGCGGGCGAACCGCAGGTGCATCAGCCGGTGGCGTTTGCGATCGATCCACGGGGCCGGGTTTGGGTGGCCGAGGCGCACACCTATCCCGTGCGTGCTCCAGAAGGGCAGGGCAAAGACAAGATCATCATCCTGGAAGATACGACCGGCGACGGCGTGCTCGATTCGCGGAAGGTGTTTATCGAAGGGCTGAATCTCGTCAGCGGCATGGAAGTCGGCTTTGGCGGTGTGTGGGTAGGTGCTGCTCCGTACCTGATGTTTATTCCCGACAAAGATGGCGATGACGTACCGGACGGGGAACCGCAAATCCTGCTGGATGGATTCGGCTATCGCGATACGCATGAAACGCTCAACGCGTTTATTTGGGGGCCGGATGGGTGGTTGTATGGTTGCCACGGTGTGTTTACGTACTCCAATGTCGGCAAGCCGGGGACGGCTGACGACGATCGCGTTCCGCTGAACGCCGGCGTGTGGCGGTATCATCCCACGCGACATGAATTCGAGGTTTTTGCCTGGGGGACGAGCAATCCGTGGGGGCTTGATTTCAATGACCGCGGGCAAGCGTTCATCACCGCTTGTGTGATTCCGCACCTGTGGCACATGATTCAAGGGGGCCGTTACCAACGACAGGGGGGACAGCACTTCAACCCACACATCTACTCAGACATCCAGACAATTGCCAAGCACCGGCACTATGTCGGCAATATCCGCGACCATGCTTGGTGGGGCAAAGAACCCGATGTGCCGCAGGACACGCTGGCCGCCGGCGGTGGGCATGCGCATTGTGGGGCGATGATTTATCTGGGTGACAATTGGCCCGAGAAATACCGCAACCAAATTTTCATGCACAACATCCACGGCAATCGCATGAACAACGACGCGTTGCAGCGGGCCGGGTCGGGTTACGTGGGGGATCGCGCGCCCGATTTGATGTTGGCCAACGACAAATGGTTTCGCGGGATCAATATGAAATATGGACCGGACGGGTCGGTGTATGTGATCGACTGGTACGACCGTAACGCTTGCCACCGCACGAATCCCGAAATCTGGGACCGCACGAATGGCCGGGTGTACAACATTTCTTACGGCAAGCCGGAATGGGATCACCGCGATTTGCGCACGTTGAGCGACCTGGAATTGGTCGAGTTACACAACCGCGAGAACGAATGGTACCCCCGCACCGCCCGGCGAATTTTGCAACAGCGTGCCGCTGAGGGAAAACTAGACGCGGGCGTCCGCAAGGCGCTGTTTACAATTCTAGAGTCGACGGATGATGTGGCGCTCAAATTACGGGCGATCTGGACGCTGCACGTCATCGGCGGATTGACCGACGACGACTTGCAAAACTTCATGCAAAACGATGACGAATACATCCGCGGCTGGGCGATTCAATTGGGACTGGAGAATCGTCAGGTCTCATCGCGCCGACTCAATCAAATGGCCGACATGGCGAAATCGGATCCGTCGGCGGTCGTGCGGTTGTATTTGGCGTCGGCACTGCAACGTTTGCCGCTGGAGCAGCGCTGGCCTATTGCCCGCGAGTTGGTTCAGCATGCGGAGGATAGCGACGACCACAACCTGCCACTCATGGACTGGTATGGCATCGAGCCGCTGGTCACTGCTGATACGAAACGGGCGATGGAATTGGCAGCAGCGACGAAAATCCCGATCGTCAAGCATTTCATCATTCGCCGGGCAGCGTCGGAGAATGGGAGTTTGGGAGCAGTCACCCAGTTACTAGCAAAAACCGCAGATGCGTCGACCCAGAAATTGATTCTGGGGGAAATGCTGCAGGCGTTTCAGGGGCGCGTGAATATTCCCATGCCCGAATCTTGGAAGCCTGCCTATGACCGGTTGTCGAATAGCTCTGATCGGACCGTCCGTGACCGAGCGGATCAGGTGGCCGTGGTATTGGGGGACCAGCGGATCTTCCCACGGATGCGTCAACAACTGGTCGATCCCCAAGAGGCTATGGAAAAACGCCAACAGGCATTGGCGATTCTGGTGCGTGGTCGCGATCAACAAGCGGCGGAAGCGTTTCAGGCAGTGCTAGGCGAGCCGGAACTGCGCGGCGCAGCGATTCGCGCGCTGGTCGCTTTTGACAATCCAAAGATCGCGAAATCCGTACTTGCTGAATACGGCAAATTGACTGAAGAGGAAAGGCGAGATGCGATCAACACATTGGTCGCGCGGCCCGGTTTTGCGATGGTGCTGTTAGATGCGGTTGAACAACAAAAAGTGCCGCGTACCGATTTGCATGCGTATAACGTGCGGCAACTTTTACGGTTCAACAATGAAAAACTGAACAGTCGCTTGAAACAGGTCTGGGGTGAGATTCGCGATACGTCAGCGGATAAAAAGGCATTGATCGCTCGCCATAAGAAGCTGCTCAGTAAGAAAACGTTGAAGGCGTCCGATGCTAGCAACGGACGGCGGATCTTTGCCAAGACCTGTGCATCGTGCCATACGTTGTTTGGCGAAGGGGGTAAAATTGGCCCCGACATCACAGGATCGAACCGCGCGAATCTGGATTACATTTTGGAAAACGTACTCGACCCCAGTGCGGTGATGGGCAAGGATTACCGTCTGACAGTCTTGGTGACGGTGGATGGACTAGTCGTTTCGGGCCTGGTGAAAAAAGAGACCGACAGTGCGGTGACGATTCGCACCATCAACGACACGGTGGTGGTTGCGAAACAGGATATTGAAGAGCGGATGCTGTCTGATCAATCGATGATGCCCGAAGGTTTGTTGGATCCGCTCAAGCCGGAGGAAGTCCGCGACCTGATTGGTTACTTGGCCAGTCCGCATCAAGTCTCACTCCGCGGTCCTCGTGCTCCGATCGACGCGAAGACCGGCCGCGTGCCGGATGCGCTGGAAGGGGAATCGCTCAAGATCATTGGCAAAACCGCCGGGAATGCCCGCAGCCAACCGATGGGCGGTTTTCACGCCGACCGCTGGAGTGGCAACGATCACTTTTGGTGGACCGGCGCCGGCCCGGGCGAAAAATTGGAGCTAGAAATCCCCGTTGAAACGGCCGGTGCGGCCGAGTTAGAAATCGTCCTGACCCGTGCGCGGGATTATGGCATCGTGCAGTTATTGTGGGACGGTCAAAAGCTGGGCGCACCGATTGATCTTTATAACGCGCCCGATGTGGTGACAACCGGCGTGTTGTCGTTTCCAGTCAGCGGATTGACACCCGGTAATCACAAGCTGACGATCGAGATCCTCGGCGCGCATCCCAAAGCGGCCAAGGCGTATATGGTCGGGTTGGATTTCGTGCGGTTGAAAACGCCGTGA
- a CDS encoding SMP-30/gluconolactonase/LRE family protein, producing the protein MNDTLRWMVFTVGFVGICSLAHGADELPAPADVTTEKVLVVPKYCEGVVFDHQGYGYISWGDTITQFTPDGEHRDWAKTGAPNGHKVLADGTHIVCDASQHAMLHLDANGKILGAVSWQCEGKPLRGPNDLSLDPHGGFYFTDPGGSSDTNPIGTVHYVDTAGKTHLIDEGLAFPNGIVLRPGGKILLVAESKKNRILEYEVLGQGKVGKRRVFADLPAKDEAAGQIDNQPDGMCLDAAGNLYVAHYGMKQVQVLDPTGKLIARYDGGNLTTSNVAFGGSETNTLYITGGLGGEAGGGGLFRIPLGVKGLVILPPKAGE; encoded by the coding sequence ATGAACGACACCTTGCGCTGGATGGTTTTTACGGTTGGTTTTGTTGGGATTTGCAGCCTTGCACACGGCGCCGACGAATTGCCTGCGCCTGCGGACGTCACGACCGAAAAGGTGCTGGTTGTTCCCAAGTACTGCGAAGGTGTGGTGTTTGACCACCAGGGGTACGGTTACATTTCCTGGGGCGACACGATCACGCAATTCACGCCCGATGGCGAACATCGGGATTGGGCGAAGACCGGTGCTCCCAACGGGCACAAGGTATTGGCCGACGGGACGCACATAGTGTGCGACGCTTCTCAGCATGCGATGTTGCATCTGGATGCCAACGGCAAAATTCTCGGCGCTGTTTCCTGGCAGTGCGAGGGCAAACCGCTTCGCGGGCCGAATGACCTCTCACTCGATCCGCATGGCGGGTTTTATTTCACCGATCCGGGAGGATCGAGCGACACCAACCCGATCGGCACCGTGCACTATGTTGATACGGCTGGCAAGACGCATTTGATCGACGAGGGATTGGCGTTCCCCAACGGCATTGTCTTGCGGCCGGGCGGAAAGATTTTGTTAGTGGCGGAGAGCAAAAAGAATCGTATTTTGGAATATGAAGTCCTGGGGCAAGGCAAGGTGGGCAAACGCCGAGTGTTCGCCGATTTGCCGGCTAAAGACGAGGCGGCAGGGCAAATCGATAACCAGCCCGACGGTATGTGCTTGGATGCGGCCGGCAATTTATACGTCGCGCACTACGGCATGAAACAGGTCCAAGTATTGGACCCCACCGGAAAACTGATCGCTCGTTATGACGGCGGAAACCTCACCACCAGCAACGTGGCCTTTGGCGGCAGCGAAACCAATACGCTGTATATCACCGGCGGACTGGGTGGGGAAGCCGGCGGTGGCGGGTTGTTTCGTATCCCGTTGGGGGTCAAAGGGTTGGTAATTTTACCCCCCAAGGCGGGAGAATAG
- a CDS encoding helix-turn-helix domain-containing protein, whose product MAANVADLCQQHQLTVAELTKRSELEESRVLAIVMGRWTPSPTERKKIADVFQLTPDDIAWGHKTPIQHIYGHGPG is encoded by the coding sequence ATGGCCGCCAACGTCGCCGATCTTTGCCAACAACACCAGCTCACCGTCGCCGAGTTGACAAAGCGTAGCGAACTGGAGGAGTCGCGGGTCTTGGCCATTGTCATGGGACGCTGGACCCCCAGTCCGACGGAGCGGAAAAAAATTGCTGACGTGTTCCAACTCACCCCTGATGACATCGCTTGGGGTCACAAAACGCCGATTCAGCATATTTATGGGCATGGGCCGGGGTAG
- a CDS encoding helix-turn-helix domain-containing protein yields MSQPSTRTIDLFFEETGLGIEDVAAKSGLPPERVEAIALGRWTPSPAEREKIAAAFGVDVARISWGHTMDPRNVRYRRYGLKEDF; encoded by the coding sequence GTGAGCCAACCCTCGACAAGAACCATCGATTTGTTTTTTGAGGAGACGGGCCTGGGCATCGAGGATGTCGCTGCAAAATCGGGACTACCTCCCGAGCGTGTCGAGGCGATCGCCCTGGGACGGTGGACTCCCTCTCCCGCGGAACGTGAAAAAATCGCCGCCGCTTTCGGTGTCGACGTTGCGAGGATCAGTTGGGGGCATACGATGGATCCCCGCAACGTCCGTTATCGTCGCTACGGATTGAAGGAGGACTTTTAG
- a CDS encoding alpha/beta hydrolase, protein MLRTYFLATVICLVVANTAVAQRDRKKQAYPPTLEGATVEVYKTVGDVSLNMYEYFPEGHKPTDRRPAIVFFFGGGWRGGSPKQFEKQCQYLASRGMVAMAADYRVLSRQKVKADRCVADAKSAVRWIRENAERLGVDPERIVASGGSAGGHIAACTGTINELDEPNEDAAVSSQPNAMILFNPAVVLAPVNGEFPVRNPEQLPKRTGVEPKRISPYHHIRVGVPPTLILHGEADDTVKFQTVQWFTDAMQESGNRCELAGYADAGHGFFNYGRSKNRHFVETMNRVDQFLVSLNYLDGEATIEEFVSGINNSGDSK, encoded by the coding sequence ATGCTTCGGACTTACTTCTTAGCGACCGTCATTTGTTTAGTTGTGGCAAATACTGCGGTTGCACAACGAGACCGCAAAAAACAGGCGTATCCCCCCACGCTCGAGGGGGCGACTGTTGAAGTCTACAAGACGGTCGGCGACGTGTCGCTCAACATGTACGAGTATTTCCCCGAGGGACACAAACCGACTGACCGGCGGCCGGCAATTGTGTTTTTCTTCGGCGGCGGCTGGCGGGGCGGTTCACCGAAGCAATTTGAAAAGCAATGCCAATACCTCGCCTCGCGGGGCATGGTCGCCATGGCGGCCGATTATCGCGTGCTGTCGCGGCAAAAGGTAAAGGCGGATCGTTGCGTCGCTGATGCAAAGTCGGCCGTCCGTTGGATTCGCGAAAACGCCGAGCGGTTGGGCGTTGATCCTGAGCGGATTGTGGCGTCGGGTGGGTCCGCCGGTGGGCATATTGCGGCCTGCACCGGGACGATCAACGAATTGGATGAGCCAAACGAAGACGCCGCCGTGAGCTCACAGCCCAATGCGATGATCCTGTTCAATCCTGCCGTCGTTTTGGCACCGGTGAACGGCGAATTCCCGGTGCGAAATCCCGAACAACTTCCCAAGCGGACCGGCGTGGAGCCAAAACGGATCTCTCCCTATCACCACATCCGCGTGGGCGTGCCACCGACTTTGATTTTGCATGGCGAAGCGGATGACACGGTGAAATTTCAGACGGTGCAGTGGTTTACCGATGCGATGCAGGAGTCGGGCAACCGCTGTGAATTGGCTGGTTACGCGGATGCGGGGCATGGTTTTTTCAATTACGGCCGCAGCAAAAATCGGCACTTCGTCGAAACCATGAACCGGGTCGATCAGTTTCTGGTGTCGCTAAATTATTTAGACGGAGAGGCTACGATTGAGGAGTTCGTCTCCGGAATAAACAATTCGGGCGATTCGAAGTAA